The Cloacibacillus sp. An23 genome includes a window with the following:
- a CDS encoding aminopeptidase P family protein, whose product MNEVIFMTLVENLQSKNITVKPKRGKPPKAELKRLYPVVNEMFDEITQAVNLGYSWKDIGSAVIEHMENCGTDVRFIKEWDVEDIYKHIRRDRELRGLLDDE is encoded by the coding sequence ATGAATGAGGTGATTTTTATGACGTTGGTTGAAAATCTTCAAAGCAAGAACATAACGGTGAAGCCAAAGCGCGGGAAGCCGCCGAAGGCGGAGCTTAAGCGTCTTTATCCCGTCGTGAATGAGATGTTCGACGAGATTACGCAGGCGGTGAATCTTGGGTATTCGTGGAAGGATATTGGTTCCGCTGTTATTGAACATATGGAGAATTGCGGTACTGACGTGCGGTTTATTAAGGAATGGGATGTGGAAGATATTTATAAGCATATCCGGCGCGACAGGGAGCTGCGCGGGCTTTTGGACGATGAATAG
- a CDS encoding helix-turn-helix domain-containing protein, with product MAELFSSVVAVDAEALMEQLSALNEKLDRLLEAKRIEALSDGADPRNMSTAEAAAFLKVSKAFLNKSRMPRSKTVGPPYHVKGNRVYYTLEDLEAWRDSTKRECVQNLTPMERRLRAVSEGCGAR from the coding sequence ATGGCGGAGTTGTTTTCTTCTGTTGTGGCGGTGGACGCGGAGGCGCTTATGGAGCAGCTTTCGGCGCTTAACGAGAAGCTGGACCGGCTGCTTGAGGCTAAGCGTATTGAGGCGCTTTCGGATGGGGCCGATCCACGGAATATGTCTACTGCGGAGGCGGCGGCTTTTCTTAAGGTGTCGAAGGCTTTTCTTAATAAGAGCCGGATGCCGAGGAGTAAGACTGTGGGGCCGCCGTATCACGTTAAGGGGAACCGCGTGTATTACACGCTGGAGGATCTCGAGGCGTGGCGCGATTCGACGAAGCGCGAGTGTGTGCAGAATCTTACGCCTATGGAGCGGCGGCTGCGCGCGGTGTCGGAAGGTTGCGGAGCGCGGTGA
- a CDS encoding VapE domain-containing protein has product MERAFLDAMAEAGIAPADNDTLRLDGRKHRYRVRGDKGREKSGEYCVYMDESPAGYFKSYKASHGVPYTTWFFRNGAASSWTDEERRRYVEECAARKEESDKEKAIAREKAINVARVKWETASEANPLHKYILKKGLLGAHGARQLGDLLVIPYYFPDGSIATVQTISGDGSKRFEKDAPKMGNFCFLSGQRELAEGGKKALSTNGCSESGGLPSVISARCWVCEGWATGSTIADALGDDVIVAADCGNLRPVIDNVREKWEQTEFVVAADNDRYKRMGNAGGAAAFKIFEETGIPFVFPDFDEGEKLSDWNDFAAKFGLKKTRAAMLAKLERFKERSEYKVRHAYPQFVHVSETTGRPKGTIANLEALLAYAGISVKYDEIKKEGIISVPGREYCGDDVKNATLGHILSLCAQWGFPSSNVDPFLSEVAARNVINPVREWILSEPWDGIHRIGNVYDSVVEEKGFPRGFKELLMRKWLVSAAAAAFHPRGFHYRGVLVLIGGQGIGKTTWFRNLAGRDEFFNEGIGLDPNDKDSLKRAISFWITELGELEGTFKRSDMSALKNFLTRSTDVLRMPWGRRMSEFQRRTVFGATVNQREILIDDTGNSRWWCIPVERMDMIDRRDMQQIWAEVYEDYYMRGTDDPLGQWWLTKDEEAELARQNWQFEAPNPIEDLLTEGLNWELDRGFWREMTATDALIQAGFVGVPRPGDAMKAARVLRKLTGTTSKRSGHDRARMWLLPPKKEKGGADIPYLYR; this is encoded by the coding sequence GTGGAGCGCGCTTTTCTTGACGCGATGGCTGAGGCGGGGATCGCTCCGGCGGATAACGACACGCTGCGGCTGGACGGGCGCAAGCACCGTTATAGGGTGCGCGGCGACAAAGGACGGGAAAAATCCGGCGAGTACTGCGTCTATATGGACGAGTCGCCCGCCGGCTATTTCAAGAGCTATAAGGCCTCTCACGGCGTTCCTTATACGACTTGGTTTTTCCGCAACGGAGCGGCTTCCAGCTGGACGGATGAAGAACGCCGCCGGTACGTCGAAGAGTGCGCCGCGCGTAAGGAAGAGAGCGACAAAGAGAAGGCCATAGCGCGCGAAAAGGCTATAAACGTCGCGCGCGTGAAGTGGGAGACGGCCTCTGAGGCGAACCCGCTTCATAAGTATATTTTGAAGAAGGGGCTTTTAGGCGCGCACGGCGCGAGACAGCTTGGCGATTTGCTTGTAATCCCTTATTATTTCCCTGACGGAAGCATCGCTACTGTACAGACTATTTCCGGCGACGGTTCCAAGCGTTTTGAGAAGGACGCTCCCAAGATGGGGAATTTCTGTTTTCTTTCGGGGCAGCGTGAGCTTGCCGAAGGGGGTAAAAAGGCTCTTTCCACGAACGGATGTTCGGAGAGCGGCGGACTGCCGTCTGTGATTTCAGCGCGTTGTTGGGTTTGCGAGGGCTGGGCTACCGGTAGCACCATTGCGGATGCTCTGGGAGACGACGTGATTGTCGCGGCTGATTGCGGTAACTTACGCCCTGTTATAGACAACGTACGCGAGAAATGGGAACAAACGGAATTCGTCGTCGCGGCGGACAACGACCGTTATAAGAGGATGGGCAACGCCGGAGGCGCGGCTGCGTTCAAAATATTTGAGGAGACGGGGATTCCGTTCGTCTTCCCTGATTTTGACGAAGGAGAGAAGCTTTCCGACTGGAACGACTTTGCGGCGAAGTTCGGGCTTAAGAAAACGCGCGCCGCCATGCTCGCCAAGCTGGAGCGCTTCAAGGAACGTTCTGAATATAAGGTGCGGCACGCATATCCGCAGTTTGTGCATGTAAGCGAGACTACTGGGCGGCCGAAGGGGACTATCGCGAATCTCGAGGCGCTGCTAGCTTACGCTGGTATCAGTGTAAAATATGACGAGATCAAGAAGGAGGGCATCATAAGCGTTCCGGGGCGGGAGTACTGCGGCGACGACGTGAAGAACGCGACGCTGGGGCATATTCTCTCGCTCTGCGCGCAGTGGGGCTTTCCTTCAAGCAACGTAGACCCGTTTCTGTCCGAGGTGGCGGCGAGGAACGTTATCAATCCTGTGCGTGAGTGGATACTCTCCGAGCCGTGGGACGGGATTCACCGCATCGGGAACGTCTATGATTCCGTTGTAGAGGAGAAAGGCTTCCCGCGCGGTTTCAAGGAGCTGCTTATGCGGAAGTGGCTTGTCTCCGCGGCGGCGGCTGCCTTTCATCCGCGTGGGTTCCACTACCGGGGTGTGCTGGTGCTTATCGGCGGTCAGGGAATAGGGAAGACTACGTGGTTCCGCAATCTTGCTGGGCGCGACGAGTTTTTCAACGAGGGCATAGGACTCGACCCGAACGACAAGGACAGCCTGAAGCGCGCTATTTCCTTCTGGATTACGGAGCTGGGCGAGCTGGAGGGGACTTTCAAGCGGTCGGATATGTCTGCGCTGAAGAACTTTCTCACGCGCAGCACAGACGTGCTTCGAATGCCGTGGGGGAGGCGCATGAGCGAGTTCCAGCGGCGTACGGTCTTCGGCGCTACTGTGAACCAGCGCGAGATCCTCATAGACGACACGGGGAACTCCAGATGGTGGTGCATTCCGGTTGAACGCATGGATATGATAGACCGCCGCGACATGCAGCAGATATGGGCCGAAGTCTACGAGGATTATTATATGCGCGGCACGGACGACCCGCTCGGGCAGTGGTGGCTTACGAAGGATGAGGAGGCCGAGCTCGCGCGGCAGAACTGGCAGTTCGAGGCTCCGAACCCCATAGAGGACCTTCTTACAGAAGGATTGAATTGGGAACTTGACCGCGGCTTCTGGCGCGAGATGACTGCTACCGACGCGCTTATACAGGCCGGTTTTGTCGGCGTCCCGCGCCCGGGAGACGCAATGAAGGCGGCGCGCGTGCTGCGTAAGCTGACGGGAACGACGAGTAAGCGTAGTGGGCATGACCGTGCCCGTATGTGGCTTCTTCCTCCCAAGAAAGAGAAAGGCGGTGCGGACATTCCATATCTTTACAGATAA
- a CDS encoding sigma factor-like helix-turn-helix DNA-binding protein, with amino-acid sequence MASYRQRIAEGAVRDFPAIKRDYDGYKLMLDAKALAGGCLYGERVDGGGVTSAADRYLERYDDSVLRRLSALMLGIYEPYCKLPDEERRILALRYWRKMEVADVAAELRFSERSVYRHISQALNRLYRPVLEVQPLLEDWRTGALK; translated from the coding sequence GTGGCGTCGTACAGGCAGAGGATCGCCGAGGGGGCGGTGAGGGATTTCCCGGCTATCAAGCGGGATTATGACGGGTATAAGCTTATGCTGGACGCCAAGGCTCTCGCCGGCGGCTGTCTTTACGGCGAGAGGGTGGACGGCGGGGGCGTCACCAGTGCGGCGGATAGGTATCTCGAGCGTTACGACGATTCGGTGCTCCGGCGGCTATCGGCTCTTATGCTGGGGATTTACGAGCCTTACTGTAAGCTGCCGGATGAAGAACGGCGCATCTTGGCTTTGCGGTACTGGCGGAAGATGGAGGTGGCAGACGTCGCGGCGGAACTTAGGTTCAGCGAAAGAAGCGTCTACCGGCATATCAGCCAAGCGCTGAATAGGCTTTACCGCCCCGTTCTTGAGGTGCAGCCGCTTCTTGAAGACTGGCGCACGGGCGCGTTGAAATGA
- a CDS encoding type II toxin-antitoxin system YafQ family toxin — translation MTTNKYDVIWTRQFKKDFKAAKRQRKDITLLLDVIEMLANDIPLPPRHEDHALTGNWKGYRECHVSPDWLLVYIKEADVLVLTLYRAGSHAEIFGK, via the coding sequence ATGACGACGAATAAATACGACGTTATATGGACAAGGCAGTTCAAAAAGGACTTCAAAGCCGCCAAACGCCAAAGAAAAGACATTACGCTTTTACTTGACGTCATTGAAATGCTTGCCAATGATATACCTTTACCGCCGAGGCATGAAGACCATGCGCTGACCGGCAACTGGAAAGGCTATCGCGAATGCCACGTCTCGCCCGATTGGCTTCTCGTATATATCAAAGAAGCCGATGTATTAGTCCTCACCCTCTACCGCGCCGGCAGCCACGCGGAAATCTTCGGCAAATAA
- a CDS encoding type II toxin-antitoxin system RelB/DinJ family antitoxin has protein sequence MPKTEMLHIRVEPEIKQMADQTFRSLGLTTADAVNVFLRKSIDAGGFPFAVRRRLSKETLEAMEEAWRLARDPNAKRYHSMEEIIAGLESDDDE, from the coding sequence ATGCCCAAAACAGAAATGCTCCACATAAGAGTAGAGCCCGAAATAAAACAGATGGCCGACCAGACCTTCCGCAGTCTGGGACTAACCACAGCCGACGCCGTAAACGTATTCCTTCGCAAATCCATAGACGCAGGCGGCTTCCCCTTCGCCGTCCGCCGCCGCCTCAGCAAAGAAACGCTCGAAGCTATGGAAGAGGCATGGCGTCTGGCTCGCGACCCTAACGCAAAACGCTATCATTCCATGGAAGAAATAATAGCGGGGTTGGAGTCCGATGACGACGAATAA
- a CDS encoding terminase small subunit, producing MANEFGLTERQERFCQEYVSDPKGNATAAAIRAGYGEAGAAVEASKNLRKPKIISRIKALRNDALVASGYDKERVRELIMRRLAGIVSTHVTDIVHISPGRDDPSRGAVLEELAEANGGQTVLDFGDMLIVPTTCLTEEMSGAIKRIKAIPATEHSDGGVEVEMNDVIAAAKLLAEIAGVKEADTSVSVNVSPSVILQQAEARRRASGAAEGAAE from the coding sequence ATGGCGAATGAATTTGGGCTTACGGAGAGGCAGGAACGTTTTTGTCAGGAGTATGTGAGCGACCCTAAAGGCAACGCAACGGCGGCGGCCATACGTGCCGGATACGGCGAAGCCGGGGCTGCCGTCGAGGCTTCGAAGAACCTAAGAAAACCTAAAATTATCAGTCGTATCAAGGCTTTGCGTAATGATGCGCTCGTCGCATCCGGCTACGATAAGGAGCGCGTGCGAGAGCTTATCATGCGCAGGCTCGCGGGAATAGTGAGCACGCATGTCACGGATATAGTACATATTTCACCGGGGCGCGACGACCCGAGCCGCGGCGCTGTACTTGAAGAGCTTGCGGAAGCGAACGGCGGCCAGACGGTGCTCGATTTCGGCGACATGCTCATCGTGCCGACGACCTGTTTGACTGAGGAGATGTCTGGGGCTATCAAGAGGATAAAAGCCATTCCCGCAACTGAGCATTCGGACGGCGGGGTCGAGGTCGAGATGAACGACGTCATAGCCGCTGCGAAGCTGCTGGCCGAGATTGCGGGGGTCAAGGAGGCCGATACTTCCGTCAGCGTGAACGTTTCGCCTTCGGTTATTTTGCAGCAGGCTGAGGCGCGCCGGCGGGCTTCCGGCGCTGCGGAGGGGGCGGCTGAATGA
- a CDS encoding portal protein gives MDYVALRRGLEQRRGALKTEASFIEPLWRDLRDYIHPFRGRFPGEQANRILPDMGRVLSSVPMKARSVLVAGLQSGLTSPSRQWYMLSTHDAEANSDWEVRAWLDDVHERMMRVMQGSNFYHALHNVYDELVTFGTGVMMIEPDFENVIRCSTLTCGRYWLGASNGYDVDCIYRDFSLTAKQMTSLFGEEKCSQGVRYAARNSPFTQFTVHQAIEPDFEKLTKKPWRSVYWEDSGGGASAGVLRVKGYGSFPAMTPRWHCVDSDTYGYGPGAEALPDAKELRIQIRDRAVAVRKQVAPPLVAGETLRRSKVRTMPNGVTYVPDAQLQQIIPLYNVNLDISALQMVITETCNAIRGTMFTDLFLMLQSGDAPQMTAREIIERHEEKMLVLGPVLARLERELLSPAIARIYAIMNESGLIPPAPEAIRGQEINIEFVSILAQAQKMQGMKPIEQGVSFVGSLVQAFPEAADALDVDETIREYCKLSGAPAKMLRDPKAVEALREQRRQAMARQEQAMEAQQAVQSAQQAAQGAKLLSETDVRPNSALSAVMGGP, from the coding sequence ATGGATTACGTTGCTTTACGGCGCGGCCTTGAACAGAGGCGCGGCGCTCTTAAGACGGAGGCGTCGTTCATCGAGCCGCTGTGGCGCGACCTGCGCGATTATATCCATCCGTTTCGGGGGCGTTTTCCAGGCGAGCAGGCGAACAGGATTCTGCCGGACATGGGGCGCGTGCTTTCGAGCGTGCCTATGAAGGCGCGGTCCGTGCTTGTCGCGGGGCTTCAGAGCGGCCTTACTTCGCCGTCGCGGCAGTGGTATATGCTTTCGACGCACGACGCGGAGGCAAATTCCGACTGGGAGGTGCGCGCGTGGCTCGACGACGTTCACGAGCGCATGATGCGCGTTATGCAGGGGAGCAATTTCTATCACGCGCTGCATAACGTCTATGACGAGCTGGTTACCTTCGGAACTGGCGTGATGATGATAGAGCCGGATTTCGAGAACGTCATTCGCTGCTCCACGCTGACATGCGGGCGGTATTGGCTCGGCGCTTCGAACGGGTACGACGTAGACTGCATTTACCGGGATTTCTCGCTTACGGCGAAGCAGATGACGAGCCTTTTCGGAGAGGAGAAATGTTCGCAGGGAGTGCGCTACGCGGCGCGTAATTCGCCTTTTACGCAGTTTACGGTGCATCAGGCCATCGAGCCGGATTTTGAGAAGCTGACGAAAAAACCGTGGCGCTCCGTCTACTGGGAGGATTCGGGCGGAGGCGCATCGGCGGGAGTGCTTCGCGTGAAGGGCTACGGCTCTTTTCCAGCCATGACGCCGCGCTGGCACTGCGTGGACAGCGACACTTACGGCTACGGCCCAGGAGCCGAGGCTCTGCCCGACGCGAAGGAGCTGCGCATCCAGATACGTGACAGGGCCGTCGCGGTGCGCAAGCAGGTGGCTCCGCCGCTCGTGGCCGGCGAGACTCTGCGGCGCAGCAAGGTGCGGACGATGCCGAACGGCGTGACTTACGTCCCTGACGCGCAGCTTCAGCAGATTATCCCGCTGTATAACGTGAATCTGGATATCTCGGCTTTGCAGATGGTTATAACGGAGACTTGCAACGCGATACGCGGGACGATGTTTACGGATTTGTTTCTCATGCTTCAGAGCGGAGACGCGCCGCAGATGACGGCTCGCGAGATTATAGAGCGGCACGAGGAGAAGATGCTTGTGCTCGGCCCCGTGCTTGCGAGGCTTGAGCGCGAGCTGCTTTCTCCTGCTATCGCGCGCATTTACGCGATTATGAACGAGTCGGGGCTCATCCCTCCCGCGCCGGAGGCTATTCGTGGGCAGGAGATAAACATCGAGTTCGTCTCTATTCTCGCGCAGGCGCAAAAGATGCAGGGGATGAAGCCTATCGAGCAGGGGGTAAGCTTCGTCGGCTCTCTCGTGCAGGCTTTCCCCGAAGCGGCGGACGCCCTCGACGTGGACGAGACTATCCGCGAGTACTGCAAGCTGTCTGGCGCTCCGGCGAAGATGCTGCGCGACCCGAAGGCGGTGGAGGCTCTGCGCGAGCAGAGGCGTCAGGCTATGGCGCGTCAGGAGCAGGCTATGGAGGCGCAGCAGGCCGTCCAGTCCGCCCAGCAGGCGGCGCAGGGCGCGAAGCTGCTTTCGGAGACGGACGTGCGGCCTAATTCGGCGCTTTCCGCCGTTATGGGCGGCCCATAG
- a CDS encoding major capsid protein, which yields MSIIGGTSLSLMDVARRTDGDGKIAKIVEILSEQNSILEDMMFEQCNNGMVHRTTVRTGLPAGTWRRLYGGVQSEKSTTEQIQDACGMLETYSKVDKALADMSPDKGAFLLSESVAFLEGLSQTMADTLIYGNEKNDKAKFTGLAARYGTLSTDERKIGFNVISGGGSGTDNTSIYVLNWGSQTMHGLYPKGSKAGVTVDDRGQQTVQDKDGNDFEAYVTHYKWDMGFCVRDWRYGVRIANIDVSDLANAGESGYSGANLINLLIKAFGKFPKADMGRRVIYCNRTVMTALNLMVANHETAALKIDEVGGKPVTKFWGVPIRQVDAIRNDEAAVA from the coding sequence ATGAGCATTATCGGAGGCACGAGCCTTTCGCTTATGGATGTCGCACGCCGCACGGACGGCGACGGCAAGATTGCAAAGATCGTGGAGATTCTTTCGGAGCAGAACAGCATTCTCGAGGATATGATGTTCGAGCAGTGCAATAACGGCATGGTTCACAGGACGACGGTGCGCACGGGGCTGCCGGCGGGGACGTGGCGCAGGCTTTACGGCGGCGTGCAGTCGGAGAAGAGTACGACGGAGCAGATTCAGGACGCATGCGGCATGCTTGAGACTTACAGCAAGGTGGACAAGGCTCTCGCGGATATGTCGCCGGACAAGGGGGCTTTTCTGCTTTCGGAGTCGGTCGCTTTTCTTGAGGGGCTTTCGCAGACTATGGCTGATACTCTCATCTACGGGAACGAGAAGAACGACAAGGCTAAGTTCACCGGGCTCGCGGCGCGCTACGGCACTCTTTCGACGGACGAGCGGAAGATCGGCTTCAACGTTATCAGCGGAGGCGGCTCCGGGACGGACAATACTTCGATTTACGTCCTTAACTGGGGGAGCCAGACTATGCACGGCCTTTATCCGAAGGGGTCGAAGGCGGGCGTCACTGTAGACGACAGGGGACAGCAGACTGTGCAGGATAAGGACGGGAACGACTTCGAGGCTTACGTCACGCATTATAAGTGGGATATGGGCTTCTGCGTGCGCGACTGGCGTTACGGCGTGCGTATCGCGAATATCGACGTCTCCGACCTCGCGAACGCGGGCGAGAGCGGGTATTCGGGCGCGAATCTCATAAATCTGCTTATTAAGGCGTTCGGCAAGTTCCCGAAGGCGGATATGGGCCGCCGCGTCATCTACTGCAACCGCACCGTCATGACGGCGCTGAATCTTATGGTGGCGAATCACGAGACTGCGGCGCTGAAGATAGACGAGGTCGGCGGAAAGCCCGTAACGAAGTTCTGGGGAGTGCCTATCCGCCAGGTGGACGCGATCCGCAACGACGAGGCCGCAGTGGCCTAG
- a CDS encoding Bbp16 family capsid cement protein, with product MILDSNLVLCEGLALSTAGASDILDLTEGGDTLGSELLIVCQCSEAAAGGTSFEVAIQTDDDSAFSSAKTLFSSGDILTAEAAAGAKLFAVRVPRGAERYLRANVTASGSFTGGKLDIFLVEGDTHSWEDI from the coding sequence ATGATTCTGGATTCTAATCTTGTGCTCTGCGAGGGGCTTGCGCTTTCGACTGCGGGGGCTTCGGACATTCTCGACCTTACGGAGGGCGGAGATACGCTCGGCAGCGAGCTGCTTATCGTCTGCCAGTGCAGCGAGGCTGCTGCCGGAGGGACGAGTTTCGAGGTAGCTATACAGACTGACGATGATTCGGCCTTTTCGTCGGCGAAGACGCTTTTCAGCTCCGGCGATATTCTGACGGCGGAGGCCGCCGCCGGCGCGAAGCTGTTCGCGGTGCGCGTGCCGCGAGGCGCGGAGCGTTATCTGCGCGCGAACGTGACGGCTTCGGGGAGTTTTACCGGCGGCAAGCTGGATATTTTCCTTGTCGAGGGCGATACGCACAGCTGGGAGGATATTTAA
- a CDS encoding type II toxin-antitoxin system RelB/DinJ family antitoxin, which translates to MPLVTMSIRMDAEIKCQFEYFCEEVGLTPTAAINIFVRTVLREGRIPFEIKGDRERHEKQMERLRSGIEQLNAGKGQEHELIEDD; encoded by the coding sequence ATGCCGTTGGTCACAATGTCCATAAGAATGGACGCGGAAATAAAATGCCAATTTGAATATTTCTGCGAAGAAGTCGGCCTCACGCCGACCGCCGCAATAAACATCTTCGTCAGGACCGTCCTCCGCGAAGGAAGAATCCCCTTCGAAATAAAAGGCGACAGAGAGCGCCATGAAAAGCAAATGGAACGCCTCCGCAGCGGCATTGAGCAGCTCAACGCAGGCAAAGGTCAAGAACACGAGTTAATAGAAGACGACTAA
- a CDS encoding collagen-like protein translates to MSEIDIGAIYPLHKGTWSETEAYDFLDMVIKDGSSYLCIAEDGAPAGTAVTNTSYWGQIAQKGDTGAQGPKGDTGATGPQGPQGPKGATGATGPQGPSGVYTGPLKPTASYWRGAAISSNKPATPLGGTWVVIFIGGVDSPAGMANPTGVNGLANVLAGGTTISSVSTSAQVSANNWFCWRIQ, encoded by the coding sequence ATGTCGGAAATAGACATAGGCGCGATATATCCGCTTCACAAGGGAACATGGAGCGAGACGGAAGCATACGACTTCCTGGATATGGTGATCAAGGACGGCTCAAGCTACCTCTGCATCGCGGAAGACGGCGCGCCGGCGGGAACCGCCGTGACGAACACGTCGTACTGGGGACAGATAGCGCAGAAGGGAGATACCGGAGCTCAGGGGCCTAAGGGAGACACCGGCGCGACCGGTCCGCAGGGTCCACAGGGACCTAAAGGTGCAACCGGAGCCACCGGCCCGCAGGGCCCCAGCGGCGTATATACTGGACCGCTGAAGCCTACGGCGAGTTATTGGCGGGGTGCCGCAATTAGCAGCAATAAACCTGCCACGCCATTAGGTGGCACGTGGGTAGTTATATTCATTGGCGGTGTCGACTCGCCAGCGGGTATGGCTAATCCAACTGGTGTAAATGGACTAGCAAACGTACTCGCTGGCGGAACTACAATATCGAGTGTGTCTACTTCTGCACAGGTTTCAGCAAATAACTGGTTCTGTTGGCGTATTCAGTAA
- a CDS encoding type II toxin-antitoxin system death-on-curing family toxin yields the protein MKTLSKRQILALHEYLIIETGGQAGLRDDGLLESALAAPFASFGSEELYPTLVHKAARLGFGLVKNHAFIDGNKRIAAHATLVFLAINGIELRYTQQELSDIFLKLAAGEAQYEDLLAWIKEHDA from the coding sequence GTGAAGACGCTGAGCAAGCGGCAGATACTCGCCCTGCACGAATACCTTATAATCGAGACCGGCGGACAGGCCGGACTGCGCGACGATGGGCTTCTTGAGTCAGCCCTCGCCGCGCCATTTGCTTCCTTCGGCTCCGAGGAGCTTTATCCGACGCTCGTACATAAGGCGGCGCGCCTCGGATTCGGCCTGGTCAAAAACCACGCCTTCATCGACGGCAACAAACGCATAGCGGCGCACGCGACGCTCGTGTTCCTCGCCATCAACGGTATAGAGCTGCGATACACACAGCAGGAGCTCTCCGACATATTCCTGAAGCTTGCAGCGGGCGAAGCACAGTACGAAGATCTGCTCGCGTGGATAAAGGAGCACGACGCATAG
- a CDS encoding type II toxin-antitoxin system Phd/YefM family antitoxin produces the protein MMVNTDNLISITEANQNFSKVARMVDEKGAAVILKNNVPRYIVIEFSRAEQIQEATDEDVMSISKRLIEQNREAYEVLAK, from the coding sequence ATGATGGTAAACACGGATAATCTTATTTCTATAACCGAAGCGAATCAGAATTTCTCAAAGGTCGCGAGGATGGTCGATGAAAAAGGCGCGGCTGTCATTCTAAAGAACAACGTGCCGCGCTATATCGTCATAGAGTTCAGCCGGGCAGAGCAAATACAGGAAGCCACCGACGAGGACGTTATGAGCATCTCCAAACGCCTGATAGAGCAGAACCGCGAAGCTTACGAGGTCCTCGCCAAGTGA
- a CDS encoding lytic transglycosylase domain-containing protein — protein sequence MNDWKPNQKVAQWRKLAEYWGRQTECPAALILAVIEQESGGDKDAVRYEPEYEKKYKARCEEVAAEAGISVSQAASSYGLMQLMLPLAWGYMSEEQRQGNVVAIVCDPAQNVRFGAAHLGVLLKKELNRYNDNVSRALGLEKEIDARIIRAVAGRYNGAGSSSDYAKNVCSLWRRYETWLKEEV from the coding sequence GTGAACGACTGGAAGCCTAACCAAAAAGTCGCGCAGTGGCGCAAACTCGCCGAATACTGGGGCCGTCAGACGGAATGTCCGGCGGCCCTTATTCTTGCCGTTATAGAGCAGGAATCCGGCGGAGACAAGGACGCCGTGCGCTATGAGCCGGAGTATGAGAAGAAATATAAAGCCAGATGCGAGGAGGTAGCGGCAGAAGCAGGCATAAGCGTTTCTCAGGCCGCTTCGAGCTACGGCCTTATGCAGCTTATGCTGCCGCTTGCCTGGGGATATATGAGCGAGGAACAGAGGCAGGGAAATGTAGTCGCCATAGTCTGTGATCCGGCGCAGAACGTCCGTTTCGGAGCGGCGCATCTCGGCGTGCTGCTTAAGAAAGAGCTGAACAGATATAACGACAACGTCAGCCGCGCGCTCGGACTGGAAAAAGAGATAGACGCCAGGATAATACGCGCTGTTGCCGGAAGGTACAACGGCGCCGGTAGTTCCTCGGATTACGCGAAAAACGTCTGTTCGCTGTGGCGGCGTTACGAAACATGGCTTAAAGAGGAGGTTTAA
- a CDS encoding D-Ala-D-Ala carboxypeptidase family metallohydrolase, with protein sequence MQEAMAHSTKNFKVTEFACKCGRFECLHYGIKQELINAVQKLRDLAGVAIFVNSGYRCPWWNEKVGGEKNSMHVKGLAADIWCEELTPEELKKFAEEIPEFANGGIGIYNWGIHVDVRGRRARWDRRTKRK encoded by the coding sequence ATGCAGGAAGCTATGGCTCACAGCACAAAGAATTTCAAGGTCACCGAGTTCGCCTGCAAGTGCGGCCGCTTCGAGTGTCTGCACTACGGGATAAAGCAGGAGCTTATAAACGCCGTGCAGAAACTGCGCGACCTTGCTGGTGTAGCGATATTCGTCAATTCGGGATACAGATGTCCGTGGTGGAACGAGAAAGTGGGCGGAGAGAAGAACAGCATGCACGTGAAGGGGCTCGCCGCGGATATATGGTGCGAGGAGCTTACGCCGGAGGAGCTGAAGAAATTTGCAGAGGAGATACCGGAGTTCGCGAACGGAGGCATAGGCATATACAACTGGGGCATCCACGTCGACGTGCGCGGACGCAGGGCCCGCTGGGACAGACGGACGAAGAGAAAATAA